From the Lysinibacillus fusiformis genome, the window TCTGTTAGTTTCATTGGTTTAGGTACATTAACAGTTCCCTTTTTGGCGATAGAAAATTCTTCACCATCAGCGGTGTTTTTAAAAGGGAGTTCAGGTGGATTTACAGGGATACGAAAGCCCTCGGTATCATTCTTAGCACTAAGATAGATGCCTATCATGTATATACCCCCTCAACCGAACGATCTTGCTCATCTTTTAACCACTTCACAATTTGTTTGATTAGTTCCTGCAAGTCCACATCTTTATGAATATCACCTGAAAATTCAATTTTAGGATCACTCTTAATATGCTGCACTATGGTCTTATTATTGTTAGTAATAGGTGAAGCGGAAACATTTTCACGTATGTCTTTTGAGACTGCAACATCATCTCTTGACGGAGAGGTTAATGTTTGGGATACAAGATCATTAATTTCCGTTGCATTGCCGCCTACCCTAGACAAATCACCAAACTTATTAAGCATTTTCTCCATTTTGCTACCTGTAGTATCCTCAAACTTATTATGAACCTGTAAGTTTGGTGTTAAAGATACAATGTTATTAATGGCCTTACCCTCAGCTATATCTTTAAATATCTCAAGATATTCGTCTGCAAGGTTTATTTTGTCCTCAATCTTTTTGACCTTATCAAGCTTACCACCTTTTAGTTTTCCTTTGTCTGGATCTCCTGCTGCACCTAATCCAGATTCAGAAGGAGCGGTTTTTACAACGTCGTCCATTAAGCTTGTTTTATCAAGAAAAGGATTTTCTTTATTTTTATCATCTTTACCTAATCCAGCCAAACTTTTTGCCTTATCAACTAAGCCACTTACTTTATCGGCAGCTCCCATCATACCGTCGTATGCCCATTCGTTTGCTTTATTAAAAGTATCTGGGATACTAAAGAGCTTGGTTTTAGACAAACTAACTACGTTTTTATCACTGGTCGGAGCTTTAATATTTGCAGCAAAGTTCTGCCAATGCTTTGTAATGACATTTGATTTACCAGTCTGTAACTCTCCTATTTTACCGAAATTAACACCAGGTATTTTATTAACTAGGGTAATTAATCCATTTACGGCCTTGATGGCAATATTAACGCCTGCAACAAAGGCATTCCCTAACGCTGTTGCAGCACTATCAAAACTCCCTGTCATAGCTGACATATTTTCCACTACCATCATGACCAAATCATAAAATAATTTTTTTACTGCATAGACGGGATCAATAAATAAATTAATAAAGAATTCGGCAAAAATTGTTAAGAAATTTGCTATATTTATAAATTGATTAAGGATATAGGCTCCTAATGCTGCGAAAATGCCTGCTACAAACCCAACTACCGTGGCAGTCTCTTCACCCCACATAACCATGGCCATCACTACTAAGGCAATAACGGTAATGATGGCAATAAGTACCCACGTTATCGGATTTGAAAGAAATGCAGCATTTACAACCCATTGAGCCGCTGCCCAAGCAAGAGTGGCTACTCTAATTAAACCTAATATTGCATATTTAGTTGCTAGTATTGCTACTATTGATCCTATAATCGTTCCTAAAATCACTAAAATAGGTACCACCAAACTAGCATTATCATACATAAACTGCCCTATAGCCCCAATCATGTTATACAATGCCTCAAGAATCGAGAATACGAATGATAGCCCTGATACAAAAAGATTAATAAACACCATTGCATGCCCTGCTAAAATTCCGAAAGCATTGGAATTTACAAATTGTCTAAAACGTACAAATAACGGCTCGAAAGCTCGCTGTGCCCAGTTATTAAAGACTGTCATAGCATCAGCAAATGTCAGTGGCATTTTATTGAATTTGTCTTCAATTTCCGTAGCTGCTGCAAACAAAGATTTTTTAATAATATCAGCAGTAATTTCACCATCTGACGACATATCCTTCAAGCCTTCCATTCCAACACCTGTTGCATCAGCAATCGCTTGACCTAGGAGCGGAGCATTTTCCATTATTGAACGGAATTCATCGCCCTGTAGTCGCCCCGAAGCCATCGCTTGTGTCAATTGGTACATACCTGCTTGTTTTTCTTGCGTCCCCGCTCCTGATACGCTAAATGATTTATTCATAAGCTCTGTAAAACGTAAAGCTTCATCATTGCTTGCAAAAGCATCTTTAGCTAATAGATTTAACTTAGCAACACTTGACGCTGTATCGTTATACGAACTTAAACTTCTTTGAGATGCCCTATAAATCTTGTCTTGTAACTCCTTCTGGGTCTGCAATCCGTCGTTAATATTAGCTAAACGGGCATTAGTATTTGAATAATTATCAGAAGCTTGTGTAAATTTACTAAACCCGTTAGTAATGCCTTGAATAGATAAGTACGCAGTTGTAAAACCCAATAGATTAGTTAACAACATACGTACGCTACTGGTGGCAGAATTCGCACTATCCCGGACTCCATTTAGACTATCTCTTAATCTATTTCCTGAAGTTTGCCCCTCGCTCCCTGCCAACCTAGCACTTAATCTTAAACGTTCAAAAGAAGCACTTGCACTTTCTATGTCTCGCCGAGCCCTCTGCAAACTGCGCATATCACTAGCTCTGTTAGATGCTGTGTGCATTTGTTCCATTGCCCTAATGGTACTATTCATTGCTTTCATCATTTTTTGAAGAGTGCCAGTCATTTTATCTGTTAATGACATCGTTGTGCGTACAGACAGTTTAATCATCCTCCTCCCCAGCCAAAATAAAAAGCACTCAATAAGAGTGCTCAAAACATTTTTTGGATCAATAACTTATAAATTTTTTCATTAACTTCAATCAAACTTTTCTTACCATCTTTGAACTCAATAACCAATGTATGTGTACCTTTATTTTTTGCAGATAAGCCTGCTAAGAGTCCAACAGGCCCTAATAATGCTCCGCCAACTAATCCCCGAGTCACGCCGCTTACTGCACTTTTTCTATGTTCTTCTGTAATTAATTCATAAGAATCAACAGTTTCTTTATTTAAAGGAAACTTTTTAGTAAATCCTGTGAATAAAAAAACCTCTTCTTTACTGAAGAACCCCTGTTGGCCAATCATTATGTTTTTTCCTTCATAATCTCCCGCAAGTACCTTATTTTGAGCCATGTGTATCCCTCCTCATACACAAATATACATAACTTGGAGGGATTTCACTATA encodes:
- a CDS encoding tape measure protein, with the translated sequence MIKLSVRTTMSLTDKMTGTLQKMMKAMNSTIRAMEQMHTASNRASDMRSLQRARRDIESASASFERLRLSARLAGSEGQTSGNRLRDSLNGVRDSANSATSSVRMLLTNLLGFTTAYLSIQGITNGFSKFTQASDNYSNTNARLANINDGLQTQKELQDKIYRASQRSLSSYNDTASSVAKLNLLAKDAFASNDEALRFTELMNKSFSVSGAGTQEKQAGMYQLTQAMASGRLQGDEFRSIMENAPLLGQAIADATGVGMEGLKDMSSDGEITADIIKKSLFAAATEIEDKFNKMPLTFADAMTVFNNWAQRAFEPLFVRFRQFVNSNAFGILAGHAMVFINLFVSGLSFVFSILEALYNMIGAIGQFMYDNASLVVPILVILGTIIGSIVAILATKYAILGLIRVATLAWAAAQWVVNAAFLSNPITWVLIAIITVIALVVMAMVMWGEETATVVGFVAGIFAALGAYILNQFINIANFLTIFAEFFINLFIDPVYAVKKLFYDLVMMVVENMSAMTGSFDSAATALGNAFVAGVNIAIKAVNGLITLVNKIPGVNFGKIGELQTGKSNVITKHWQNFAANIKAPTSDKNVVSLSKTKLFSIPDTFNKANEWAYDGMMGAADKVSGLVDKAKSLAGLGKDDKNKENPFLDKTSLMDDVVKTAPSESGLGAAGDPDKGKLKGGKLDKVKKIEDKINLADEYLEIFKDIAEGKAINNIVSLTPNLQVHNKFEDTTGSKMEKMLNKFGDLSRVGGNATEINDLVSQTLTSPSRDDVAVSKDIRENVSASPITNNNKTIVQHIKSDPKIEFSGDIHKDVDLQELIKQIVKWLKDEQDRSVEGVYT